The nucleotide window ACGGTTTACACGACGACGCGAAACGAGTTGGTCGCGCTCGACGCCGAGCGGGGAACCGAACGCTGGCGGTTCGGAAAGGAATTTATACAGGGCGGCCCAGTCGCTATCGATGGTGGAGCATGCTACAGCGCAGGAGTCAGCCTGTACGCCGTCGCCGGTGGTCGTGACAACTGGAAGTTCAAGACGACCAGTAGCTTCAGCGAAATCCTGCCCGTCGGAAATACGATTTTTATCCCAGCATCCGACGGGAATTCGGACGTTCTCGCCGCCCTCGACGCGGGGAGCGGGATTCCACGCTGGAAAACCACTCCGGGATGGCTTCCCCTCGCCTACGCGAACGACGTTCTCGTCGGCACCGGTGGTTCGGGGTCGGTCGTGGTGGGACTCGACGCGAAAACCGGCGACAAACTGTGGGAACTGTCCAGAGTCGGATTACCCGGTAACGTTTCCTCGCCGCTTCGTTTCGGCCCCGTTATCGCAAACGGAACGCTCTTTGGCGGCAGCGAAACGCTCTACGCGGTGGATATTCAGGACGGGTCAGTACAGTGGTCTGCCGACGCGGCCGGGCCGTGGATGGCGAGTGACGGAGACGCCGTCTACCGCGCCCGAGACGGCCACATTGTCGCGCTCAACGCGTCCGACGGTAGTATGCGCTGGGAAACGTCGGCCAACGCGTTGACCGTCGTTTCCGGCCTCGCAGTCACGGACGACGCGATTTACGTCGGCGTCGATTCCGGCGTGGTCGCACTGGACAACGAAACCGGCGACGAACTGTTCGCGTTTCGTTCGGATTCGGCAGGCGGCGGTGGGCCGCCTGCCGTCGTCGGAAACAGAGTGTACGTCGGCATCGGCGAAACGATAGTTGCGCTGGAGGAAGCATGACGAGCGAGAACACAGCAAGCGCAAACGATGCAAGTGAAGATGGGGTCATCCGTCGCGTCAGCACTGCACTCGACAAACCACTCTGTATCTTCGGTATTTGGTGGTGCCTGTCCATCTCAGTCAGCAGTTTTCTCTCCCTCTTTCTCGATGCGTGGTTCGCTCACCCGCTCCCGCTCTCTTCGATGGCGTTCGCGCAAATCGGAGCGCTCTTCGCCGCCGTTCTGTTCGTCGCGTACCGCCCCGATGTCGGGTACGGAAAAACGTTCACGTTTAGTGTCGCTTCACTGGTCGGTTTTGTCGTCCTCAGCTTTGCTACCGGAGGCGAATTGTTCCCCAATTCGAACGTTTCCGGGTCGCTGTACCCCGCCCTCGACATCGCGCTTCTGTCGATAGCCGCGACTCTGTTCGGCTACGCGCTGGTTTTGCGGCCGATCGAATCGCCGGACTGATTCGACCGACCGGTTCGAAAAACGAGTCCTATTTCGAGAGTGCCGTGGCTCCGGCGAAAACGACCGCTCCGGCCATCACGACGGCGAGCAGGCCGAACGCGGCGGCGAATCCGGCGGTATCAGCAATGACGCCGACGATTGCGGGGGCAATCGCACCGACACCCATCAGCAGGGTTCGAACGAGTCCGAGGCCGCCGCCAGCCACGTCGCCCGGAATCGTCGCCGATAGATAGGCCCCGCGAATCGGACGAAAGCCGTGACTGCCGAGTCCGAACGCGACGACAATCGCACCGAGGACGAGCGCGCTCGCCTGCCCGACGACGACCAGCGTCCCGAGTGCCGCCGCCGCAACCGCGAGAACCGCGATGGTGAGCGGCAGTCGTCCGATTCGGTCGGAGAGATCGCCCGTAACGATTTGGACGAAACTCACGGCGAACAGCGCGCTGTAGACCAAGGATGCGGTTCCGTCGGTCAGTCCGTTCTCGGTGAGATACAGGGGGAGGAACGCGACCACGCCGTTGTACGCGAAGCCGAAGCAGAGCGTCACCCCGACGAACAGCGAGAACCGACGGCTCTGGAACAGCGAGAGATACCGTCTGAAGCCGATATCCGTCTCCCCGTCTGCTCTCGAATTTGATTCCGAATCGACGCGATTCGGGCTGTTGGTGTCGTCTGCGTTTTCGGCACTGTCGGCGCTCCCAGCGCTGTCTGCGTCGTTACCCCCGTCCGTCGTCCGCCGTGGAACGTGCGAAAACACCCCGCCGGCGAGTGCAACCCCCACAACTGCGCCGACGAGGAAGAGCGCGTGCCAGTTTCCGGCGTCGGTTACGATGACGACTGCGGTGGGTGCCGCAACGCCGCCGAACGCGCCGAGGGTGTCGAACAGGCCGAGCGCACGCCCGGTTTTGTTCGGATACACGCGCGAGAGCAACCTGATG belongs to Haladaptatus cibarius D43 and includes:
- a CDS encoding outer membrane protein assembly factor BamB family protein; translation: MFADPPSPNANLSRRQLLGAGGFAALGAWYVRPSVFTDELLLDSTVPDDAWPMAGRTPSRSGYASSSNAPTNEVRAIWQTDVGDPGFYLSVIVRDDTVYTTTRNELVALDAERGTERWRFGKEFIQGGPVAIDGGACYSAGVSLYAVAGGRDNWKFKTTSSFSEILPVGNTIFIPASDGNSDVLAALDAGSGIPRWKTTPGWLPLAYANDVLVGTGGSGSVVVGLDAKTGDKLWELSRVGLPGNVSSPLRFGPVIANGTLFGGSETLYAVDIQDGSVQWSADAAGPWMASDGDAVYRARDGHIVALNASDGSMRWETSANALTVVSGLAVTDDAIYVGVDSGVVALDNETGDELFAFRSDSAGGGGPPAVVGNRVYVGIGETIVALEEA
- a CDS encoding MFS transporter, which translates into the protein MATGVSGRFSRVFHYDTLLLTAGIWFLAKFLRYALPALFPVYQTEFGVSNAFLGTAFTAMMIGYSLMQFPSGILADRFGAVQVIVAGAVVAASGALVLGISAPLVVLLGGMLLIGLGTGVHKTVSIRLLSRVYPNKTGRALGLFDTLGAFGGVAAPTAVVIVTDAGNWHALFLVGAVVGVALAGGVFSHVPRRTTDGGNDADSAGSADSAENADDTNSPNRVDSESNSRADGETDIGFRRYLSLFQSRRFSLFVGVTLCFGFAYNGVVAFLPLYLTENGLTDGTASLVYSALFAVSFVQIVTGDLSDRIGRLPLTIAVLAVAAAALGTLVVVGQASALVLGAIVVAFGLGSHGFRPIRGAYLSATIPGDVAGGGLGLVRTLLMGVGAIAPAIVGVIADTAGFAAAFGLLAVVMAGAVVFAGATALSK